A stretch of Armigeres subalbatus isolate Guangzhou_Male unplaced genomic scaffold, GZ_Asu_2 Contig1366, whole genome shotgun sequence DNA encodes these proteins:
- the LOC134202712 gene encoding uncharacterized protein LOC134202712, whose protein sequence is MSLDVFPVCSSCGKYSVLAISCTNCLQICCTACFNVLVSAMVMADADVALLAARVCRKCRNECRVTNSVTGPGNETNASLSVDRSDLCDLHWKERTLYCLNCSVSICGDCMCLGEPHDFHRIDNLVAVYFERTSRLRDKLKIAEKFNDELHAGSEVYRRNLRFIEKEEAEMLEEIEAIAEESRLEVSRVTTVRKQILKEKLNVPFTNGAVLEDMWNTAKQVSPYRLLNLLSEFDANCDKLLAQDVKVTVQQTDDFQCQLIEKYKCTEIVFRAFRNAANGDISVSQLIMDNGVEWRVTVTKMDMILIEPRTVDPRIQEFPHKLLVTIPHKDYEKTIHQSFELEDQYKAIEVVYSSFLVEEGFCRETNGDLVMKIGVRCKNVLSELDIMELQYNGVRDEDDYKHLVMHFHPKLSNLKNRTPIRSSEVIDGKNRQWYLEVYADVHSNKLKAFIGLQKRSAVCCDFFIELIHTNVTKNIVIKRQSKNFNTSFIWEYQFISLDSLNNDCGFSPGGNLHFRFGVRPLSNSTDISAQGASANA, encoded by the exons ATGTCTCTCGACGTGTTTCCCGTCTGTTCCAGCTGTGGAAAGTATTCGGTTTTAGCTATTTCCTGCACAAACTGTCTGCAAATTTGCTGCACTGCTTGTTTCAATGTTTTGGTTAGTGCAATGGTAATGGCTGATGCCGATGTGGCACTGTTGGCGGCTCGAGTCTGTCGGAAATGCCGCAACGAATGTCGCGTGACCAACTCGGTCACCGGTCCTGGAAACGAAACGAATGCATCACTGAGTGTCGACAGAAGTGATCTTTGCGATTTGCATTGGAAAGAGCGTACGCTATATTGCTTGAACTGCTCGGTGAGTATTTGTGGAGACTGCATGTGCCTTGGAGAGCCACACGACTTTCACCGGATCGACAATTTGGTGGCCGTTTATTTCGAGAGGACCTCAAGGCTAAGGGATAAATTGAAGATCGCTGAGAAATTCAACGATGAACTACATGCGGGAAGTGAGGTTTATCGGAGAAATCTTCGGTTCATTGAGAAAGAAGAGGCTGAGATGTTAGAAGAGATTGAAGCAATTGCCGAGGAATCTCGACTGGAAGTGTCGCGAGTCACTACAGTTCGGAAGCAGATACTAAAGGAAAAGCTGAATGTTCCTTTTACGAATGGTGCGGTTTTGGAAGATATGTGGAATACAGCAAAACAGGTGTCGCCGTACAGATTGTTGAATTTACTTTCGGAGTTTGATGCTAATTGTGATAAACTGCTAGCTCAGGACGTCAAAGTTACGGTTCAACAAACTGACGACTTTCAATG CCAACTGATCGAAAAATATAAATGTACGGAAATTGTTTTTCGAGCGTTTCGCAATGCTGCCAACGGGGATATCTCTGTCTCTCAATTGATTATGGACAACGGTGTTGAATGGAGAGTTACGGTTACGAAAATGGATATGATTCTTATTGAGCCACGTACAGTCGACCCTCGAATACAGGAATTTCCCCACAAGCTGCTGGTAACGATTCCTCATAAGGACTATGAGAAGACGATACACCAATCATTCGAACTCGAAGACCAATACAAAGCGATAGAGGTTGTATATTCCTCATTTCTTGTAGAAGAAGGTTTTTGCAGGGAAACCAATGGCGATTTAGTGATGAAGATTGGCGTTCGTTGTAAAAATGTATTGTCTGAATTGGACATAATGGAGCTTCAGTACAATGGTGTAAGAGATGAAGATGACTA cAAACACCTTGTTATGCATTTTCATCCAAAATTAAGCAATCTTAAAAATAGAACGCCAATACGTTCCTCTGAAGTTATAGATGGTAAAAATAGACAGTGGTATTTGGAGGTTTATGCAGATGTGCATTCGAACAAACTTAAAGCTTTTATCGGTTTGCAGAAACGATCTGCCGTTTGCTGTGATTTCTTCATCGAACTGATACATACCAATGTAACGAAAAATATTGTCATAAAACGACAGAGCAAAAATTTCAACACATCATTTATATGGGAATATCAGTTTATCAGTTTAGACTCATTGAACAACGATTGCGGCTTTTCTCCAGGTGGTAATTTGCATTTTCGGTTTGGAGTGCGGCCCTTATCCAATTCTACAGATATCTCAGCACAAGGTGCATCAGCGAATGCCTAA